A single window of Mesoplodon densirostris isolate mMesDen1 chromosome 13, mMesDen1 primary haplotype, whole genome shotgun sequence DNA harbors:
- the CA1 gene encoding carbonic anhydrase 1 isoform X1, with amino-acid sequence MASPDWGYDGENGPEQWGKLYPIANGNNQSPIDIKTSEAKHDVSLKPISVSYSPDTAKEIINVGHSFHVNFEDNDNRSVLKGGPLSESYRLHQFHFHWGVKDDYGSEHLVDGVKYSAEFHIVHWNSAKYSSFAEAVPQADGVAIIGVLVKVGQANPNLQKVLDALKAVKTKGKKAPFTNFDPSVLLPSSRDYWTYHGSLTHPPLYESVIWIILKGNISISSEQLAQFRSLLSNVEGDKEVPIKHNNRPPQPLKSRTVKASF; translated from the exons ATGGCAAGCCCTGACTGGGGATATGATGGCGAAAATG GTCCTGAACAGTGGGGCAAGTTGTACCCCATTGCAAATGGAAATAACCAATCTCCCATCGACATCAAAACCAGTGAAGCCAAACATGATGTCTCTCTCAAACCTATCAGTGTCTCCTACAGTCcagacacagcaaaagaaatcatcAACGTGGGACATTCCTTCCACGTAAACTTTGAAGACAATGATAATCGATCAG tGCTGAAAGGTGGTCCTCTCTCTGAAAGCTATAGGCTCCATCAGTTCCATTTTCACTGGGGTGTCAAAGATGACTATGGTTCTGAGCACTTAGTGGATGGAGTCAAATATTCTGCAGAG TTTCATATAGTTCACTGGAATTCTGCGAAGTACTCCAGCTTTGCTGAAGCTGTCCCACAGGCTGATGGTGTGGCAATTATTGGTGTTTTGGTGAAG gtGGGTCAGGCCAAcccaaacctgcagaaagtactTGATGCCCTAAAAGCAGTTAAAACTAAG ggcAAAAAAGCCCCATTCACAAATTTTGACCCCTCTGTTCTCCTTCCTTCATCCCGGGATTACTGGACCTACCATGGCTCTCTGACTCATCCTCCTCTTTATGAGAGTGTAATCTGGATCATCCTTAAGGGAAACATCAGTATCAGCTCAGAACAG CTGGCACAGTTCCGCAGTCTTCTATCAAATGTCGAAGGTGATAAAGAAGTCCCCATTAAGCACAACAACAGACCACCCCAGCCTCTGAAGAGCAGAACAGTGAAAGCTTCATTCTGA
- the CA1 gene encoding carbonic anhydrase 1 isoform X2 yields the protein MASPDWGYDGENVLKGGPLSESYRLHQFHFHWGVKDDYGSEHLVDGVKYSAEFHIVHWNSAKYSSFAEAVPQADGVAIIGVLVKVGQANPNLQKVLDALKAVKTKGKKAPFTNFDPSVLLPSSRDYWTYHGSLTHPPLYESVIWIILKGNISISSEQLAQFRSLLSNVEGDKEVPIKHNNRPPQPLKSRTVKASF from the exons ATGGCAAGCCCTGACTGGGGATATGATGGCGAAAATG tGCTGAAAGGTGGTCCTCTCTCTGAAAGCTATAGGCTCCATCAGTTCCATTTTCACTGGGGTGTCAAAGATGACTATGGTTCTGAGCACTTAGTGGATGGAGTCAAATATTCTGCAGAG TTTCATATAGTTCACTGGAATTCTGCGAAGTACTCCAGCTTTGCTGAAGCTGTCCCACAGGCTGATGGTGTGGCAATTATTGGTGTTTTGGTGAAG gtGGGTCAGGCCAAcccaaacctgcagaaagtactTGATGCCCTAAAAGCAGTTAAAACTAAG ggcAAAAAAGCCCCATTCACAAATTTTGACCCCTCTGTTCTCCTTCCTTCATCCCGGGATTACTGGACCTACCATGGCTCTCTGACTCATCCTCCTCTTTATGAGAGTGTAATCTGGATCATCCTTAAGGGAAACATCAGTATCAGCTCAGAACAG CTGGCACAGTTCCGCAGTCTTCTATCAAATGTCGAAGGTGATAAAGAAGTCCCCATTAAGCACAACAACAGACCACCCCAGCCTCTGAAGAGCAGAACAGTGAAAGCTTCATTCTGA